One stretch of Nicotiana tabacum cultivar K326 chromosome 18, ASM71507v2, whole genome shotgun sequence DNA includes these proteins:
- the LOC107762924 gene encoding uncharacterized protein LOC107762924 isoform X2: MAPKEDRKDSAWAYSARVSETNKMAIRCLFCDKISNGGIYRQKTHLIGGDPNVASCPKVPSHVKEELKAFLQKKKELKTQMIHEQELYNLDDDDDDIEEGFDASSLPSKSQKQGRMQTISSSCGSTGKTKGPMDCYFSQKSKDKERKSGNPQIDAKTILRDRAITMFARWMYDAGLPFNCVNYTDTFSAFIEAVGQYGPGMKPPTYHEVRGPYLNKEVEEVNKIVEEHKVEWNKFGCSIMMDKWTARNGEMIINILVNSPKGSLFFESVDASDSSTDSTKMYSLFKSTIDSIGAENVVQVVTDNASENVKAGDLMSVGYPHIYWTPCVAHCINLIFDDIFKERPFSSVFNQAIRVHS; encoded by the coding sequence ATGGCGCCAAAAGAAGATAGGAAAGACTCGGCTTGGGCTTACTCTGCAAGAGTTAGCGAGACCAACAAGATGGCAATTAGATGTCTTTTTTGTGATAAGATTTCAAATGGGGGAATCTATCGTCAAAAAACGCATCTAATCGGTGGTGATCCAAATGTCGCATCTTGTCCTAAAGTTCCGTCGCATGTGAAAGAAGAATTGAAAGCattccttcaaaaaaaaaaagagttaaagaCTCAAATGATTCATGAACAAGAACTGTATAATcttgatgatgacgatgatgacaTAGAAGAAGGTTTCGATGCTTCCTCGCTTCCATCAAAATCACAAAAGCAAGGAAGGATGCAAACAATATCTTCTAGTTGTGGATCTACTGGCAAGACCAAAGGTCCTATGGATTGTTACTTCTCACAAAAATCCAAAGATAAGGAAAGAAAAAGTGGTAATCCTCAAATTGATGCCAAAACGATTTTGAGGGATCGTGCAATTACAATGTTTGCGCGGTGGATGTATGATGCAGGTCTTCCttttaattgtgttaattataCTGACACTTTTTCTGCTTTTATTGAGGCCGTAGGCCAATATGGTCCAGGAATGAAGCCTCCAACTTATCATGAAGTTAGAGGTCCATATCTAAACAAAGAGGTGGAAGAGGTGAACAAAATCGTGGAGGAGCACAAAGTAgaatggaacaagtttggttgttcCATTATGATGGATAAGTGGACAGCAAGAAATGGAGAAATGATCATCAATATATTGGTGAATTCTCCTAAGGGAAGCCTGTTTTTTGAGTCCGTTGATGCAAGCGACTCTTCGACTGATTCAACCAAAATGTACTCCTTGTTCAAGAGTACAATAGACTCTATTGGAGCAGAAAATGTTGTTCAAGTTGTCACGGACAACGCCAGTGAAAATGTTAAAGCTGGTGATTTGATGTCTGTTGGGTACCCGCATATTTATTGGACTCCGTGTGTAGCACATTGCATTAATTTGATCTTCGATgacattttcaaggaaagaccCTTCAGTTCAGTCTTTAATCAAGCAATTAGAGTGCATTCCTAA
- the LOC107762924 gene encoding uncharacterized protein LOC107762924 isoform X1, with protein sequence MCYVVVLLMAPKEDRKDSAWAYSARVSETNKMAIRCLFCDKISNGGIYRQKTHLIGGDPNVASCPKVPSHVKEELKAFLQKKKELKTQMIHEQELYNLDDDDDDIEEGFDASSLPSKSQKQGRMQTISSSCGSTGKTKGPMDCYFSQKSKDKERKSGNPQIDAKTILRDRAITMFARWMYDAGLPFNCVNYTDTFSAFIEAVGQYGPGMKPPTYHEVRGPYLNKEVEEVNKIVEEHKVEWNKFGCSIMMDKWTARNGEMIINILVNSPKGSLFFESVDASDSSTDSTKMYSLFKSTIDSIGAENVVQVVTDNASENVKAGDLMSVGYPHIYWTPCVAHCINLIFDDIFKERPFSSVFNQAIRVHS encoded by the coding sequence ATGTGTTATGTAGTTGTTCTTTTAATGGCGCCAAAAGAAGATAGGAAAGACTCGGCTTGGGCTTACTCTGCAAGAGTTAGCGAGACCAACAAGATGGCAATTAGATGTCTTTTTTGTGATAAGATTTCAAATGGGGGAATCTATCGTCAAAAAACGCATCTAATCGGTGGTGATCCAAATGTCGCATCTTGTCCTAAAGTTCCGTCGCATGTGAAAGAAGAATTGAAAGCattccttcaaaaaaaaaaagagttaaagaCTCAAATGATTCATGAACAAGAACTGTATAATcttgatgatgacgatgatgacaTAGAAGAAGGTTTCGATGCTTCCTCGCTTCCATCAAAATCACAAAAGCAAGGAAGGATGCAAACAATATCTTCTAGTTGTGGATCTACTGGCAAGACCAAAGGTCCTATGGATTGTTACTTCTCACAAAAATCCAAAGATAAGGAAAGAAAAAGTGGTAATCCTCAAATTGATGCCAAAACGATTTTGAGGGATCGTGCAATTACAATGTTTGCGCGGTGGATGTATGATGCAGGTCTTCCttttaattgtgttaattataCTGACACTTTTTCTGCTTTTATTGAGGCCGTAGGCCAATATGGTCCAGGAATGAAGCCTCCAACTTATCATGAAGTTAGAGGTCCATATCTAAACAAAGAGGTGGAAGAGGTGAACAAAATCGTGGAGGAGCACAAAGTAgaatggaacaagtttggttgttcCATTATGATGGATAAGTGGACAGCAAGAAATGGAGAAATGATCATCAATATATTGGTGAATTCTCCTAAGGGAAGCCTGTTTTTTGAGTCCGTTGATGCAAGCGACTCTTCGACTGATTCAACCAAAATGTACTCCTTGTTCAAGAGTACAATAGACTCTATTGGAGCAGAAAATGTTGTTCAAGTTGTCACGGACAACGCCAGTGAAAATGTTAAAGCTGGTGATTTGATGTCTGTTGGGTACCCGCATATTTATTGGACTCCGTGTGTAGCACATTGCATTAATTTGATCTTCGATgacattttcaaggaaagaccCTTCAGTTCAGTCTTTAATCAAGCAATTAGAGTGCATTCCTAA
- the LOC107762922 gene encoding LOW QUALITY PROTEIN: wall-associated receptor kinase 2 (The sequence of the model RefSeq protein was modified relative to this genomic sequence to represent the inferred CDS: deleted 2 bases in 1 codon; substituted 1 base at 1 genomic stop codon) codes for MQITTMWSFFILLIGLLLKETTQVSAIRIRSLSAILSSSKPGCPERCGNLTIPYPFGIGKGCYFDEPFEVRCNNNTAFSRGLNDRSVKHISMDTITIVIPFSPYPYNKSSGKNLYGDEYSTGKSIYEYFSVSIKNNLVAIGCDIYAYIKDLDNTSRRQDNIVSGCASFCDSGGAKGSLLYDSNNASSSASSTYCTGNNGCCQSAFSRMPIILFASIQTMNTEKTSWTSSNCTYFLVVEKGIAESEFSQLLGKCKKDDYYKGRRQAVNWVIGSVSCNKATRTPKYACGKNSRCVDDTTRPTEGYXWNCSPGYQGNPYLPNGCQDINECASQKGKHSCPNDARCINTPGSFLCEPNDVKHMLTIQLSLGVVAAVTFVILIAVCLCQSQYLYVLGCCLEIEVPLLVYEYISNGTLSSHIHGNLSHNSDPTVSKSSTIILSWDHRLRIAAEVAGALSYMHSCASTPILHRDIKSSNILLDDTFRAVVSEFGLSRLLSVDKTHLTTLVGGTFGYMDPQYFRSGQLNDKCDVYAFGVVLAELLTSQRVVSSYIIEEPGLVKRFTLLLKQNLIFEILDTEIIKDLEDQKVILAVAKLAKRCLNFNARRRPCMKEVAAELDQLRKRGQDIPHDECFQDNFSPRSGSSYSCKSDCTEEDIHKLSVS; via the exons ATGCAGATTACCACCATGTGGTCATTTTTTATTCTTCTTATTGGCCTGCTTCTTAAGGAAACAACACAAGTTTCAGCTATAAGAATAAGATCACTATCAGCAATATTATCTTCATCAAAGCCTGGCTGCCCAGAAAGATGTGGCAACTTAACCATTCCTTATCCATTTGGGATAGGAAAAGGGTGTTACTTCGATGAGCCATTTGAAGTGAGGTGCAATAACAACACTGCTTTTAGTCGTGGTCTTAATGATAGATCTGTGAAACATATATCCATGGACACCATCACGATTGTTATTCCTTTCAGTCCTTACCCCTACAACAAATCATCTGGAAAGAACCTTTACGGTGATGAATACAGCACGGGAAAATCCATCTACGAGTATTTCAGTGTTTCCATCAAGAATAATTTAGTAGCCATTGGGTGTGATATTTATGCTTATATCAAAGATTTAGACAACACTAGCAGACGCCAAGACAATATTGTAAGTGGATGTGCTTCTTTCTGCGACAGTGGTGGAGCTAAAG GTTCACTGCTCTATGACTCCAATAATGCTTCATCTTCAGCTTCATCAACTTATTGCACTGGGAATAACGGTTGTTGTCAGTCTGCTTTTTCAAGAATGCCAATAATTCTCTTTGCCTCCATACAAACAATGAACACGGAGAAAACATCATGGACATCTAGCAATTGCACCTATTTCTTAGTTGTGGAAAAAGGCATTGCTGAATCTGAATTCTCTCAATTACTTGGTAAGTGCAAAAAAGATGATTATTATAAAGGAAGG AGGCAGGCGGTGAACTGGGTAATTGGCAGTGTTAGTTGCAACAAAGCCACCAGAACGCCAAAATATGCATGCGGAAAGAACAGTAGGTGCGTTGATGACACTACTAGACCTACTGAGGGATATTGATGGAATTGCTCTCCTGGTTATCAAGGCAACCCTTACCTCCCTAATGGATGCCAAG ACATCAACGAGTGTGCAAGTCAAAAAGGGAAGCATTCATGTCCCAATGATGCTCGTTGCATAAATACTCCTGGCAGTTTCCTTTGTGAGCCAAATGATGTGAAACATATGCTGACTATACAACTCTCCTTAG GTGTTGTAGCAGCAGTTACTTTTGTAATCTTGATAGCAGTTTGTCTTTGTCAAAGTCAATACCTTTAT GTACTTGGTTGTTGTTTAGAAATTGAAGTTCCGTTATTAGTTTATGAATACATCTCTAATGGAACCTTGTCATCCCATATTCATGGAAACCTTAGTCACAATTCTGATCCTACTGTCTCAAAATCATCAACAATAATACTATCGTGGGACCATCGCTTGCGAATTGCTGCAGAAGTAGCAGGGGCCCTTTCTTACATGCACTCATGTGCTTCTACTCCCATTCTTCACAGAGATATCAAATCAAGCAACATATTATTAGACGATACTTTTAGAGCAGTGGTTTCTGAATTTGGACTTTCAAGATTATTGTCCGTTGACAAGACtcatttaacaacactagtaggGGGTACATTTGGTTACATGGATCCACAATATTTTCGATCTGGTCAACTTAATGACAAGTGTGATGTCTATGCATTTGGTGTAGTTCTTGCAGAGCTTCTGACAAGCCAAAGAGTTGTCTCTTCATACataatagaagaaccaggttTGGTCAAACGCTTTACATTATTATTGAAGCAAAATCTCATTTTTGAGATTTTAGACACTGAAATTATAAAAGACCTTGAGGATCAAAAAGTGATTCTTGCTGTGGCTAAGCTTGCCAAGAGATGCTTAAATTTTAATGCACGGAGAAGGCCATGCATGAAGGAGGTGGCAGCTGAGCTTGATCAACTAAGAAAAAGGGGGCAAGATATACCTCATGATGAGTGTTTTCAAGATAACTTTTCTCCAAGAAGTGGAAGTTCATATAGTTGTAAATCTGATTGTACAGAAGAAGATATTCATAAACTCAGTGTCTCATGA